In Pseudomonadota bacterium, a single window of DNA contains:
- the lspA gene encoding signal peptidase II has product MQKMRRHLVFLIVPFIFLLDRWTKLLVVNGLAFARHYDVTPFFSIVHARNYGGAFSLLSQHAYAKYIFTVIPLLIIGLLIFVIVTYKTQFFKRLSLTCILSGAIGNIYDRISYGYVVDFLDVYYKDYHWPAFNVADISISFGICLWIFMEFFEARLKTKK; this is encoded by the coding sequence ATGCAAAAGATGCGCCGACACCTTGTATTCCTTATAGTTCCTTTTATTTTTCTTCTCGACAGATGGACAAAACTGCTTGTCGTCAATGGACTGGCGTTTGCCCGCCACTATGATGTTACACCCTTCTTTTCCATTGTCCATGCAAGGAATTATGGAGGGGCTTTCAGCCTTTTGTCACAGCATGCTTATGCAAAGTATATATTTACTGTTATTCCGCTACTTATTATCGGGTTGCTTATATTTGTTATTGTTACATACAAGACGCAGTTTTTCAAAAGGCTTTCTTTAACATGTATATTATCGGGCGCAATAGGGAATATATACGATAGGATTTCCTATGGATATGTCGTTGATTTTCTTGATGTATACTACAAAGACTACCACTGGCCTGCATTTAATGTTGCCGATATTTCAATCTCTTTCGGCATATGTCTGTGGATTTTCATGGAATTTTTTGAAGCAAGGCTCAAAACGAAAAAATAA
- a CDS encoding DUF2845 domain-containing protein: MKIISVKTFILSFIILCLTFSGAIADSFRCPNGDIASTGDRIGEVAIKCGNPTYKSHRIIEGGSYKGFTTIEIEEWTYNMGPRDFVYTLIFRNGILSSVESGDYGN; encoded by the coding sequence ATGAAAATTATAAGTGTGAAAACATTCATATTATCTTTTATAATTCTTTGTTTGACCTTTTCGGGTGCCATAGCAGACTCTTTTCGATGCCCTAACGGAGACATTGCTTCAACAGGCGACAGAATCGGCGAGGTTGCAATAAAATGTGGGAACCCGACTTATAAATCCCATCGGATAATAGAAGGCGGATCATATAAGGGATTTACAACCATTGAGATAGAAGAATGGACTTACAACATGGGTCCACGTGATTTTGTATATACCTTAATATTTAGAAACGGTATTCTCTCCAGTGTAGAATCGGGCGACTACGGCAATTGA
- a CDS encoding FAD-binding protein: protein MDNIIINEIIKIVGKENVLTSIEDRKCYSYDARTDGAIPDLVVFPSSSGEVSQILILANKHLFPVIPRGQGSGLTGGAVPLKGGTVLSFTKMNRILEIDTKNLVAVVEPGAITFLLQEEVAKFGLFYPPDPASYKYSSIGGNAAECAGGPNSLKYGVTRDYVLGLEVVKPTGEIIQTGVKTMKGVVGYDLTRLFVGSEGTLGVITKIILKLIPLPEAKATILALFQEVEEAAETVSAIIAARIVPSTIEFLDRASIKCSEQANPMGLPEGIGGMLLIEVDGDSESIKGQAERVKKIVLENKAVQCTMTQDQNEADKLWLARRTLSQATYNLNPIKIAEDVVVPRSKIPVLIHALEEMEKKFGIPILSFGHAGDGNFHVSIMIRDTVEDREKAEEAVKEIFAETLRLGGTLSGEHGVGISKAPYIGMELSDETIATMKDIKKLFDPNNILNPGKIFL from the coding sequence ATGGACAATATAATTATCAATGAAATCATAAAAATTGTGGGAAAAGAGAATGTTCTTACTTCCATTGAAGATAGAAAATGCTATTCCTATGATGCAAGAACAGATGGGGCAATACCGGATCTTGTTGTATTTCCTTCTTCATCCGGGGAGGTATCGCAGATACTTATTCTTGCCAACAAGCATCTTTTTCCAGTAATCCCCAGGGGACAAGGTTCCGGTTTGACTGGTGGAGCTGTACCGCTCAAGGGTGGAACAGTACTGTCTTTTACAAAGATGAACAGAATTCTCGAAATTGATACAAAGAATCTTGTTGCTGTTGTTGAGCCGGGTGCGATTACGTTTTTACTTCAGGAAGAAGTTGCAAAATTTGGTCTTTTTTATCCGCCTGACCCGGCATCTTATAAATATTCCAGTATTGGAGGCAATGCAGCAGAATGTGCAGGCGGCCCGAATTCTTTAAAATATGGCGTTACAAGGGATTATGTTCTTGGTCTGGAAGTCGTAAAACCTACCGGTGAGATTATACAAACCGGTGTTAAAACAATGAAAGGTGTAGTAGGGTATGACCTTACCCGTCTTTTTGTAGGAAGCGAGGGTACACTTGGTGTGATTACAAAGATCATCTTAAAGCTTATTCCCCTTCCTGAAGCAAAAGCGACTATTTTAGCACTTTTCCAGGAGGTTGAGGAAGCTGCTGAAACAGTTTCGGCAATTATTGCAGCACGGATCGTTCCTTCAACAATCGAGTTTCTGGATAGAGCATCGATTAAATGCAGCGAACAGGCTAATCCCATGGGGCTTCCTGAGGGTATCGGAGGCATGCTTCTTATTGAAGTTGATGGAGATAGCGAGTCCATAAAAGGACAGGCAGAAAGGGTCAAAAAAATTGTTCTTGAAAATAAAGCAGTTCAATGCACCATGACTCAGGACCAGAATGAGGCAGATAAACTCTGGCTGGCAAGGCGTACCCTTTCACAGGCCACATACAATCTTAATCCGATAAAAATAGCCGAAGATGTTGTGGTGCCCAGATCGAAAATCCCGGTTCTTATCCATGCTCTTGAGGAAATGGAGAAGAAGTTTGGCATTCCAATTTTAAGTTTCGGACATGCCGGTGACGGCAATTTTCATGTAAGCATCATGATTAGGGATACGGTAGAAGACAGGGAGAAAGCAGAAGAGGCGGTAAAGGAGATATTTGCTGAAACATTAAGACTCGGCGGTACACTCTCTGGCGAACATGGGGTTGGCATCTCAAAGGCACCTTATATAGGGATGGAGTTGTCTGACGAAACAATTGCCACCATGAAGGATATAAAAAAGCTCTTTGATCCCAATAATATATTGAATCCCGGCAAGATATTTTTGTAA
- a CDS encoding TIGR02757 family protein, which translates to MNNDPVEFMHRYENVIDKEIAGFLASQFAYGKIDIFKRFLTSIFEHMGINLLTFIKKGDFSGFDGLYYRFQKDKDIIDLFNVLKRIIDEFGSIGNMIRHFYKGNTRETLWKAREHYFENNNELTFFFPKPLKSNPLKRWNLYFRWMVRKDEVDSGLWDFIDKKNLIIPLDTHIFKISKCLGWTGCKTPTYRAAKEITEVLKEFSPDDPLKYDLLLCHMVGIKAECTGNKTAECRNKCIVY; encoded by the coding sequence ATCAACAATGATCCTGTAGAATTTATGCACAGATACGAAAACGTCATAGATAAGGAGATTGCAGGTTTTCTTGCCTCCCAGTTTGCCTATGGAAAAATAGATATTTTCAAGAGATTTCTTACAAGCATTTTCGAGCATATGGGAATCAATTTGCTAACATTTATAAAGAAGGGTGATTTTTCTGGGTTTGACGGTTTGTATTATCGGTTCCAGAAAGATAAAGACATCATTGACCTGTTCAATGTTTTGAAAAGGATCATCGATGAATTCGGCAGTATTGGGAATATGATCAGACACTTCTATAAAGGTAACACAAGAGAAACACTGTGGAAAGCGAGGGAGCATTATTTCGAAAATAATAATGAACTTACATTTTTTTTCCCGAAACCGTTAAAATCGAATCCGTTGAAGAGGTGGAACCTTTATTTTCGATGGATGGTCAGGAAAGATGAAGTAGACTCGGGTTTATGGGATTTTATCGATAAGAAAAACCTGATTATTCCCCTTGATACACATATATTCAAGATCAGTAAATGTCTCGGTTGGACGGGGTGTAAAACACCTACATACAGGGCAGCAAAGGAGATAACTGAGGTACTGAAGGAGTTTTCCCCCGATGATCCTTTAAAATATGATCTCTTATTATGCCATATGGTAGGGATAAAAGCTGAGTGCACGGGAAATAAGACAGCCGAATGCAGGAATAAATGTATTGTTTATTAA
- a CDS encoding B12-binding domain-containing radical SAM protein: MKALLIYPKYPDTFWSFKYALKYISKKAAFPPLGLLTIAAFFPDDWEIRLADLNIHELMEKDLQWADYVFISAMLIQKESVSKILQECLRLGKKVVAGGPLFNGTTEEYLPLIDHIMLNEAEMTLPDFFRDLKEGNPGKVYRSSVFPSLSMTPIPRWDLINIKDYASIMIQFSRGCPFDCDFCDITSMYGHKPRLKSIEQFLNELQALYDRGWRSSIFIVDDNFIGNKNAIKELLPHVIEWLKKHDYPFDFLTETSINIADDEILVRLMVEAGFRQVFIGLETPNEESLRECSKNQNCKRDMTAAIKKLQASGIEVLGGYIVGFDNDDESIFSRQIKFIQESGVVTAMVGLLNALPNTRLWQRLKEENRLDLIASGDNTDGSINFISRMDRAKLIEGYQRIIKTIYSPGPYYQRICQFLKYHVPYGKRKIGKGGVKALLKSMLYIGILGNGITQVYYWRLFIKALIFYRKSFSEAITLMIYGQHFRKVAKKVCS; encoded by the coding sequence ATGAAAGCACTTCTTATATACCCAAAATATCCTGATACCTTCTGGAGCTTTAAATATGCATTAAAGTACATCTCCAAGAAAGCTGCTTTCCCACCGCTGGGATTGTTGACTATTGCTGCTTTTTTCCCTGATGACTGGGAGATTCGTCTGGCTGATCTCAACATTCACGAACTTATGGAAAAAGATCTTCAATGGGCTGATTATGTTTTTATAAGCGCCATGCTGATTCAAAAAGAATCTGTTTCTAAAATCCTGCAGGAATGCCTTCGTCTGGGGAAAAAAGTTGTTGCAGGAGGTCCTCTTTTTAACGGGACAACCGAAGAATACCTGCCGCTTATAGATCATATTATGCTGAACGAGGCTGAAATGACCTTGCCGGATTTTTTTAGAGATCTCAAGGAAGGCAATCCCGGCAAAGTTTATAGGTCTTCTGTTTTTCCTTCTTTATCCATGACGCCAATTCCACGCTGGGATTTAATAAACATAAAGGATTATGCCTCTATTATGATTCAGTTTTCAAGAGGGTGCCCCTTTGATTGCGATTTTTGCGACATTACCTCAATGTATGGCCACAAACCAAGATTGAAGAGTATAGAACAGTTCCTGAATGAGCTTCAGGCCCTTTATGACAGGGGGTGGCGCAGCAGCATTTTTATTGTTGACGATAATTTTATCGGCAACAAAAATGCCATTAAAGAATTGTTGCCCCATGTAATTGAATGGTTGAAAAAACATGATTATCCCTTTGATTTCCTTACCGAAACTTCAATAAATATTGCCGATGATGAAATACTGGTTCGTCTCATGGTTGAAGCCGGATTCAGACAGGTTTTTATCGGGCTGGAAACCCCGAACGAGGAGAGCTTAAGAGAGTGTTCAAAAAATCAGAACTGCAAGCGTGACATGACAGCGGCTATTAAAAAACTTCAAGCATCAGGCATCGAAGTCCTTGGCGGCTACATAGTCGGATTCGATAATGACGATGAGAGTATTTTTTCAAGACAAATCAAATTTATCCAGGAGAGCGGTGTAGTAACGGCTATGGTTGGGTTATTGAATGCTTTGCCTAATACGAGATTATGGCAGAGGCTGAAAGAAGAGAATCGTCTCGATCTGATTGCTTCAGGGGATAACACGGATGGCAGTATAAACTTTATTTCCAGAATGGACAGAGCAAAGCTTATTGAAGGTTATCAAAGGATCATTAAAACCATATACAGCCCCGGACCTTATTATCAGAGAATATGTCAATTCCTGAAATATCATGTTCCTTACGGGAAAAGAAAGATAGGGAAGGGTGGGGTCAAGGCTCTTCTGAAATCCATGCTGTATATCGGGATTCTTGGAAATGGCATAACCCAGGTGTATTACTGGAGACTTTTCATAAAAGCTTTGATATTCTATAGAAAATCTTTTTCCGAGGCTATAACTTTGATGATTTACGGGCAGCATTTTCGTAAAGTAGCGAAAAAGGTTTGCTCATAA
- a CDS encoding cupin domain-containing protein, which produces MMSMVTIEKLPNTKDTDGAKWWVEEKGEFAQIAYKEDIRHLAFFELKKGFLRGSHVHKQKEETFYMVRGRVRAIFRDMETLRQEEHILVKGDRIRVKTNCGHIFYGLEDALVVEYSPQVYDKGDAYQVDFGN; this is translated from the coding sequence ATGATGAGTATGGTAACAATTGAGAAGCTTCCCAACACAAAAGATACTGATGGCGCAAAATGGTGGGTCGAAGAAAAAGGAGAATTTGCACAGATTGCATATAAAGAAGATATAAGACATCTTGCATTCTTTGAATTAAAAAAAGGATTTTTAAGAGGGAGTCATGTTCATAAGCAAAAAGAAGAAACATTTTATATGGTAAGAGGCAGAGTAAGGGCAATTTTCCGGGATATGGAAACCCTCAGACAGGAAGAACATATCCTGGTAAAGGGTGACAGAATAAGGGTAAAGACAAATTGCGGACATATCTTCTACGGGCTTGAAGATGCCCTTGTTGTGGAATACAGCCCCCAGGTGTACGATAAAGGCGATGCCTATCAGGTTGATTTTGGAAATTAA
- a CDS encoding PH domain-containing protein, whose product MGYIEDKLTDGEHVVYRTKLHWATLLGPGTLIILAGLWIPSKGLSALALLALGVIWGIFSSISLQNSEIGITNKRLLLRVGFPLRRSCDIPLETIQMVDIYQPSLGKFLNFGKIIIQSVARRRYAFRMIVSPIELRDELAKQVNSIRQQ is encoded by the coding sequence ATGGGTTATATTGAAGATAAACTGACAGATGGAGAACATGTTGTATATCGCACAAAGCTGCACTGGGCTACGCTTCTTGGCCCTGGAACGCTGATAATCCTTGCAGGATTGTGGATACCTTCTAAGGGTTTATCTGCCTTAGCCCTGCTTGCTCTTGGTGTGATATGGGGTATTTTTTCTTCCATAAGCCTTCAAAACTCTGAAATCGGTATAACCAATAAAAGACTTCTTTTGAGAGTCGGTTTTCCATTAAGAAGATCATGTGATATCCCTTTGGAAACAATACAAATGGTAGACATATACCAGCCTTCCCTCGGCAAATTCTTGAATTTCGGGAAGATTATCATACAATCTGTTGCCCGGAGGAGATATGCTTTCAGAATGATTGTATCTCCCATAGAATTAAGAGATGAGCTTGCAAAGCAGGTTAATTCAATCCGACAGCAATAA
- the ileS gene encoding isoleucine--tRNA ligase produces MDYKDTLNLPKTPFPMRGNLPIKEKEILKFWEETEVYQKLTKKNEGNPSFILHDGPPYANGHIHLGTALNKILKDIIIKSKFMSGYRADYIPGWDCHGLPIEHQIEKNTKEKKLALSKIEIRHQCRTYAEGFLNIQREEFKRLGNIGDWEHPYITMDFDYQSTIIGEVQKFFERGEAYRKKKPVLWCTNCLTALAEAEIEYDTKKSDAVYVKFPYTQKREGVFDRYPDKPIFMLIWTTTPWTLPANLAIAINPDFTYEAIETQEGVYIVLKDLVEDIMKKAGIETYKIIDEIEAKRLKGLTFRHPFIERDSVVVYADYVANDTGTGSVHIAPGHGEEDYETGLEYGLDVYSPVNDRGEFLEEVEFFKGMNVFESNKHVISKLEELGLLLHKEQIEHSYPHCWRCKKPVIFRATEQWFISLDKLGLRQKALEEVDRTKWIPAWGHDRIYNMLQMRPDWCISRQRTWGVPITIFYCEQCREPFWSDETFNKIKNLVMEHGADIWFEKEASYFIPEGMTCKHCGNDTFVKEEDILDVWFDSGVSWAAVCKKRKELKYPVDLYLEGSDQHRGWFHSSLLTSVANEGAAPYKSVLTHGFVVDGTGRKMSKSSGNNISPEEIIEKYGAEILRLWVTYEDYRDDIKISKDIINRLIETYRRIRNTLRFLHANINDDFNPEKDMVPYEKMSYLDKWMLSRLQRLIDRVTTCYNDYAFHTIYHSIHNFCSVDLSSLYLDIVKDRIYVEKKDSIKRRASQTVIYETLISFLKLIAPVLSSTAEEMWSYLKGTVNEESVLLTTFPVVKKELIDAKSEEEWEKIWAIRETVNKKIEEKRAEKVIGHSLDAKVVLNVPESEYELLKKLGDELKDIFIVSQIELKKENEVEVTVLRAEGEKCGRCWQYTTDLIETGQFTHVCKRCADTLYSL; encoded by the coding sequence ATGGACTATAAAGACACATTAAATTTACCCAAGACGCCCTTCCCAATGAGAGGCAATCTTCCGATCAAGGAAAAGGAAATACTAAAATTCTGGGAAGAGACGGAGGTTTATCAAAAACTTACTAAAAAAAATGAGGGAAATCCTTCTTTCATACTTCATGATGGTCCCCCGTATGCAAACGGTCATATTCATCTTGGAACTGCATTAAATAAAATACTGAAGGATATTATTATAAAATCAAAGTTCATGTCAGGATACAGGGCTGACTATATACCGGGCTGGGATTGTCATGGGTTGCCGATAGAACATCAGATCGAGAAGAATACAAAGGAAAAGAAACTTGCATTATCTAAAATAGAAATAAGACATCAATGTCGTACCTATGCGGAAGGATTCCTGAATATCCAGAGAGAAGAGTTCAAGAGACTCGGCAATATCGGGGATTGGGAACATCCATACATCACAATGGATTTTGATTATCAGTCAACCATCATCGGGGAAGTACAAAAATTCTTCGAAAGAGGCGAGGCATACAGGAAAAAGAAGCCTGTCCTCTGGTGCACAAACTGTCTTACTGCCCTTGCAGAGGCAGAAATAGAATATGATACGAAGAAATCTGATGCAGTCTATGTAAAATTTCCTTACACACAGAAAAGAGAGGGTGTTTTTGACCGTTACCCTGATAAACCAATTTTTATGCTTATATGGACAACAACACCATGGACACTGCCGGCAAACCTTGCCATAGCCATAAACCCTGATTTTACATATGAAGCCATTGAGACACAGGAAGGGGTATATATCGTGCTCAAGGACCTTGTTGAAGATATCATGAAAAAAGCAGGTATCGAAACATATAAGATAATAGATGAGATAGAGGCTAAAAGGCTTAAAGGACTTACATTCCGGCACCCCTTTATTGAAAGGGACTCTGTTGTTGTGTATGCAGATTATGTGGCAAACGATACAGGCACAGGATCTGTTCACATCGCTCCCGGACATGGTGAAGAGGACTACGAAACAGGACTGGAATACGGGCTTGATGTTTATTCACCGGTAAATGACAGAGGTGAATTCCTTGAAGAAGTTGAATTCTTTAAAGGCATGAACGTCTTTGAAAGCAACAAACATGTCATCAGCAAACTTGAAGAACTTGGGCTTCTTTTACATAAGGAACAGATTGAACATTCTTATCCTCATTGTTGGCGTTGTAAAAAACCTGTAATTTTCAGGGCAACTGAACAGTGGTTTATCTCCCTTGATAAACTTGGTCTTCGACAAAAGGCTCTTGAAGAGGTAGACAGGACAAAATGGATACCGGCCTGGGGGCATGACAGGATATACAACATGCTTCAGATGAGGCCGGACTGGTGTATTTCACGCCAGAGAACATGGGGAGTTCCGATTACCATATTTTATTGTGAACAATGCAGGGAACCTTTCTGGAGTGATGAAACATTCAATAAAATTAAAAATCTTGTCATGGAACATGGAGCTGATATCTGGTTCGAGAAAGAGGCATCTTATTTTATTCCGGAAGGTATGACCTGCAAACATTGTGGTAATGATACTTTTGTGAAAGAAGAAGATATTCTTGATGTATGGTTTGATTCAGGGGTGAGCTGGGCAGCGGTATGTAAAAAAAGAAAAGAGCTGAAATACCCTGTAGATTTGTATCTTGAAGGAAGCGATCAGCACAGGGGGTGGTTCCATAGCTCTCTTTTGACTTCTGTGGCAAATGAAGGCGCTGCTCCGTATAAATCTGTGCTAACGCACGGTTTTGTCGTGGACGGTACAGGCAGGAAAATGTCAAAATCCTCTGGAAACAACATATCCCCTGAAGAAATAATAGAAAAATACGGTGCCGAGATTCTGAGGCTCTGGGTTACCTATGAAGATTACAGAGATGATATAAAGATATCCAAGGATATTATAAACAGACTTATTGAAACTTACCGGAGAATCCGGAACACCTTGAGATTCCTCCATGCAAACATAAATGATGATTTCAATCCTGAAAAGGATATGGTCCCCTATGAGAAGATGTCATATCTTGATAAATGGATGTTATCACGGCTGCAAAGATTAATAGATAGAGTTACAACTTGTTATAACGATTATGCATTTCATACAATATACCACAGCATTCATAATTTTTGTTCTGTTGATCTAAGCTCCCTGTATCTGGATATCGTTAAAGACAGGATCTATGTGGAAAAAAAGGATTCGATTAAGAGAAGGGCATCTCAAACTGTAATCTATGAAACCCTCATTTCGTTTCTTAAACTTATTGCGCCTGTGCTCTCTTCGACTGCCGAAGAGATGTGGTCATATTTAAAGGGAACAGTCAATGAAGAGAGCGTGCTGTTAACAACATTTCCTGTTGTTAAAAAAGAGCTTATTGATGCAAAGAGCGAAGAAGAATGGGAAAAGATATGGGCCATAAGGGAAACAGTTAATAAAAAAATTGAGGAAAAAAGGGCTGAAAAAGTAATTGGGCATTCACTCGATGCAAAAGTTGTCCTCAATGTGCCTGAGAGCGAATATGAGTTATTAAAAAAATTAGGCGATGAGCTTAAAGATATTTTTATTGTATCCCAGATTGAGCTTAAAAAGGAAAACGAGGTTGAAGTTACTGTTCTCAGGGCAGAGGGAGAGAAATGCGGGAGATGCTGGCAGTATACAACGGATCTGATCGAAACCGGGCAATTTACCCATGTATGCAAAAGATGCGCCGACACCTTGTATTCCTTATAG
- the ilvD gene encoding dihydroxy-acid dehydratase, translated as MRSDKMKKGIDRAPHRSLFYAMGYLPEEIERPIIGVVNSANEVIPGHIHLDKIAQAVKDGVRMAGGTPMEFPTIGVCDGIAMNHEGMKYSLGSRELICDSIEVMAKACPFDGLVLIPNCDKIIPGMMMAAMRLNIPCIMISGGPMLAGRFKGKDVDLISVFEGVGKVAADLMGQEELALLEECACPGAGSCAGMFTANSMNCLSEALGIALPGNGTIPAVFAGRIRLAKITGKKIVELIKKNIKPRDIMTLDSFKNAITVDMAFGGSSNTALHLPAIAHEGGITLPLALFDEISEKVPHICNMSPAGPHHLEDLNEAGGVYGIMKELSRKNLINKKCLTVESRKIGDLIKYAEIADNTVIRPVKDAYHEKGGLAVLHGSLAPGGSIVKRIGVLESIWHFKGKAKVYESEEEAGAAIMAGKIEAGDAVIIRYEGPKGGPGMREMLTPTSILAGRGLDAACALITDGRFSGGTRGLCIGHVSPEAAEGGPIAFVKNGDKIEIDLNKKTVELVVSKKEMEKRKKVWKQHEPKIKDGYMARYAKQVTSASTGAVFKK; from the coding sequence ATGAGATCGGATAAAATGAAAAAAGGGATTGACAGAGCACCTCACAGGAGCCTTTTTTACGCAATGGGTTATCTGCCTGAAGAAATAGAGAGGCCGATTATAGGTGTAGTAAACTCAGCCAATGAGGTTATACCGGGTCATATACATCTTGATAAAATTGCACAGGCAGTAAAGGATGGAGTGCGTATGGCAGGTGGTACACCTATGGAATTCCCTACCATTGGTGTTTGCGACGGTATTGCCATGAACCATGAGGGTATGAAATATTCCCTTGGTTCACGGGAACTTATCTGTGATTCAATTGAGGTTATGGCAAAGGCATGTCCTTTTGACGGTCTTGTACTTATACCTAATTGTGACAAAATTATTCCCGGTATGATGATGGCTGCTATGAGGCTTAACATACCCTGCATTATGATAAGCGGTGGGCCTATGTTGGCCGGAAGATTCAAGGGAAAGGACGTAGACCTGATATCGGTATTTGAAGGAGTTGGCAAGGTAGCAGCCGATCTTATGGGTCAGGAGGAGCTTGCATTGCTTGAAGAATGTGCCTGTCCGGGAGCAGGCTCATGTGCCGGAATGTTTACAGCAAATTCAATGAATTGTTTGTCTGAAGCTCTCGGTATTGCCTTGCCGGGAAACGGTACTATACCAGCTGTTTTTGCAGGAAGAATAAGACTTGCTAAAATAACAGGCAAGAAAATTGTTGAGCTTATAAAAAAGAATATAAAACCTCGGGATATAATGACATTAGATTCATTTAAAAATGCTATTACAGTTGATATGGCTTTCGGTGGTTCATCAAATACGGCCTTGCATCTTCCTGCAATAGCCCATGAAGGTGGAATTACATTGCCTCTCGCATTATTTGACGAGATTTCCGAAAAAGTTCCGCATATATGTAACATGAGCCCTGCAGGACCACATCATCTCGAAGATTTAAACGAAGCAGGGGGTGTGTATGGCATCATGAAAGAGCTTTCAAGAAAAAATCTTATTAACAAAAAATGCTTAACAGTGGAAAGTAGAAAGATAGGAGACCTTATCAAATATGCTGAGATTGCAGACAACACTGTTATAAGACCGGTGAAAGATGCTTATCACGAGAAAGGGGGGCTTGCCGTACTTCACGGAAGTCTTGCGCCTGGCGGTTCAATAGTAAAGAGGATAGGTGTTTTGGAGAGCATATGGCATTTTAAGGGAAAAGCTAAAGTATATGAAAGCGAAGAAGAAGCAGGGGCAGCAATAATGGCCGGTAAAATAGAGGCTGGAGATGCAGTTATAATCAGATACGAAGGGCCGAAGGGTGGTCCTGGAATGAGGGAAATGCTTACCCCCACAAGTATCCTTGCAGGCAGGGGTCTTGATGCGGCATGCGCTCTTATTACAGACGGACGGTTTTCGGGCGGAACAAGAGGGCTTTGCATCGGGCATGTGTCGCCTGAAGCAGCAGAAGGAGGCCCCATAGCATTTGTGAAAAACGGAGACAAGATTGAAATTGATCTCAATAAGAAGACTGTTGAGCTTGTTGTGAGCAAAAAAGAAATGGAGAAGAGAAAAAAGGTTTGGAAACAGCATGAGCCTAAGATAAAGGACGGTTATATGGCAAGATATGCAAAACAGGTAACATCAGCATCTACAGGGGCTGTTTTTAAGAAATAG
- a CDS encoding nucleoside 2-deoxyribosyltransferase: protein MKIYFAHPCFTEKQIEFKKNFLKIISHAVDRNKIAMEIIIIDPFEHTPNIEGDIETKLLMSMQIMEKCLQLLVECDIVIALVDGDDTGTAFESGYAYAINKPVILVSETLCSRANAMLIGPAKAMIDNVLDKDQMNKLILTIKSFHNEKHC, encoded by the coding sequence ATGAAAATCTATTTTGCCCATCCTTGTTTCACAGAGAAGCAGATCGAATTTAAGAAAAATTTCCTCAAAATAATAAGTCATGCTGTTGATCGAAACAAAATTGCAATGGAAATTATCATAATCGACCCCTTTGAACATACGCCCAATATTGAAGGCGATATAGAAACAAAGCTTTTAATGAGTATGCAGATCATGGAGAAGTGCCTCCAGTTATTGGTTGAATGCGACATTGTCATTGCTCTTGTTGACGGAGATGATACCGGCACAGCCTTCGAATCAGGCTATGCCTATGCAATAAATAAACCGGTAATTCTCGTTTCCGAAACTCTGTGTAGTAGGGCCAATGCCATGTTGATCGGACCAGCAAAAGCAATGATTGATAATGTACTCGATAAGGATCAGATGAACAAACTGATTTTAACCATTAAGTCCTTCCATAATGAGAAGCATTGCTAA